DNA from Desulfuromonas sp. AOP6:
CACGCCGGTCGAAGCGTTCCTGCGTGCCAACGGCAACGGCAAGACGCCGGGGATGACCCCTGCGGCGGCAATCGCCGGTGAGCCGTACGTGCTGGGGGGCGAAGAGAGGTTGCAGCCGGCCCCCCTGCCCATCCCCTGGAAAAAATATCTTCTTTGGGGGATTCTCGTCGGGGGTGTGCTGCTGATCGGCGTGCTGGCAGCCTCGCTGCATCGTCAAATGCACGCCAATCAGGGGAAGCCGTAAGAGGAAAATCCGTCTCGACAACCTGCCGAAATAACAAGACAAAATTTTCAGCAACGCCCTCGCGAAAATATCTCTTTGTTCCTGGCGAAAAATCATTTATATTCCGCGCCTCTTTCACCCCCTTCACCACTTTCGAAGGGGGTGCTTTTCGTGACGCGGAGGCCGCATGATCACAGAGATATCGTCCGCAGGCAAAGCCCGGCTCGTTGAAGGCAACCGCAGCGAATACGGCGAGCACTACGACCGCCTCACCTTTCTCGGGCCGGCGCAGACCGAACTGGCCTCGGCCCGGCGCCGTGAACTCCTGGACGCCCTGGCGGGCAAGGCCCTGGTCGGCTGCGGCGGCACCAAGCTTGACTGCACCGACCTTTCGCCGGGATGCCGGCTCTGCGCAGAGGGGAGCTGGTCCTGTCTGTTCGTCAACGGCCGCTGCAACTGCGACTGCTTCTACTGCCCCGCTTCGCAGGACGACATCGGCCTGCCGACCACCAACACCGTCGACTTCCGCACCCCGGCCGACTACGTCACCTATCTGGAGCGTTTCGGCTTCCGCGGCGCCAGCATGAGCGGAGGCGAACCGCTACTGACTCCCAACCGAACCCTGGCCTTCATAGAGGCCATCAAAAAGCGCTTCGGCGCCGACATGCACGTCTGGCTCTACACCAACGGCACCCTGGCGACCCCCGACCTGATGAAGAGGCTGCGCGACGCCGGCCTCGACGAGATCCGCTTCGATATCGGCGCCACCGGCTACCGGCTCGACAAGCTGCGCCTTGCCGTCGGCCATATCCCCACCGTGACCGTCGAGATCCCCGCCATCGCCGAAGAGAAAATACTGATGCAAGCCAAAATGGTCGAGATGGCCGAGGCCGGCGTGAAT
Protein-coding regions in this window:
- a CDS encoding radical SAM protein produces the protein MITEISSAGKARLVEGNRSEYGEHYDRLTFLGPAQTELASARRRELLDALAGKALVGCGGTKLDCTDLSPGCRLCAEGSWSCLFVNGRCNCDCFYCPASQDDIGLPTTNTVDFRTPADYVTYLERFGFRGASMSGGEPLLTPNRTLAFIEAIKKRFGADMHVWLYTNGTLATPDLMKRLRDAGLDEIRFDIGATGYRLDKLRLAVGHIPTVTVEIPAIAEEKILMQAKMVEMAEAGVNYLNLHQLRLTPYNFERLAPRGYTYLHGDKVTVLDSELTALELIHYGREQRIPLPVNYCSFVYKNRYQNRASRRRNAPFLTKGYEQLTESGYIRTLTLTGPSEAIARQRAQLEAVSAPCEQWSLSHNGERLSIHPALWPLIDFSGLRLLIAYATARQLPAVSYRNPFVAVKLGDRKQVIVERAKVAADFELQDEKIGRFSQTFLSSAPPFSPCFEDDLFESLARFEWIPKGLQAYF